Part of the Triticum aestivum cultivar Chinese Spring chromosome 4D, IWGSC CS RefSeq v2.1, whole genome shotgun sequence genome is shown below.
AGGGGCTGCTACAAGATAGCATTCACACTAGTGTGGAAGAGGAAGTAGCCGTGTTCTTTCATGTTGTTGGTCATAACCAGATGTTCAGGGTTAGGCACAACATGTTtaggagatcaatggagaccatctccATAGGCAAGTGATGTATATTGTTGCGGAACTTAGAGGAGAGATGATCATGCCACCAACCGGCCGGACTCCTAGCAAGATTCGCACTAGCTCAAGATGGTATCCGTACTTCATGGTGAGCACTAACAATATGTAGTCATGCCTTGATATGGTTGTATTGTCCTGATATAGCATAACACAAACTTGTAATGCCATTTCAGGACTGCATTGGGgtaatagatggtactcatgtcactgccagagtGACGACGTCACAATCTGGAGCATATAGGGGTAGAAAGCACTACACATGCCAGAATGTTCTTGCTGTTGTTGACTTCGATAtgaagttcacatatgtgttgCCTAGGTGGGAAGGATTAGCACATGATGCTAACATTCTAAATGAGAGCATTAGTCGACCTAATGACATCAATATCCCCGATGGCAAGTTCTTCATAAGAGCTCTGAAGAATAGTTTTAAGATCCTGGATCGGAAGCGATTCCACACTTCCCCACCCAGGTTAAGCTtgttcttgcttgttgcattctgcataactgAATCCTGTAATGGGGTTGTGATGAACTGGtgccggaggaggaagaggtgacaCCTGATGATGTTGTCAGCTCtggccatggtgtggaggcatttgacaaCGAAGCCTGGAACACAAAAGGATGGAATGGGCACACAGAATGTGGGAAAATAGAGGTCAGACAgggattgaagaagaagaagaagagcaagagcagcagctgaagagaagaagcaacagaagaggagaggagaaggaaaaagaaacaacaacaaaataaGAAGAGGACCAGGATGGACTTTGAACTAGTTCGACATCGATGAACTTTCCCCTATTGAGCCATTTGACCGTTACATTTGTATTGCTGAACTACGATTTGTTACCTAATTAGGACTGAAACTATGTTCAGATCATGTGGGGTAAGGTCACCACTAGTGAAAAATGGTGACAGCAGTTTGCAACCAAACAACATGTAGTTTGTGCGCCCAGTGCAACGCAGGCAACCAAACGACGGGTCTATATTAGTTTCATCATGCAACTAGCCTAGATGCGGGCAACCAACTATGTGGCGATACTGATTTTTGGCCTGTTTTACCTTGGCCAGCCCCATCTAAGACACACATGCAAAGAGTGAAAGGAACAGTGCATGTAACCAAACATGCCCAAAGAGAATCGATAAGGCTACGTATACAGATAGAAATCAAGGCGTTCAGATATGTAGCTATGTGCCCACTATTCGGAAGTTATAGTATTAATTATTAGTTTTTTTCATTGTCTAGAAAAAAACTGTTAGTTTTTCAACTGTGCCATATTGTATTTTTTGGAAATGTTGAAGTGGTCACCGCGATCCCACCTGAAAATAAATAAGTGAAGAGTTTAGTCCGGGTCTCGCAACCACTACGAGAATCTGCCTAGGGTTTTTGACGCCCTCGCCggcccgccgccacctcctcccttctCACAAGCGCTGCCCCTCGACTACCACCGTACCACCAGGATGACGGCGCAGaccgccgaggagctcgccgcccaGATCGAGCAGGAGCAGGTCGAGGCGAAGAAAACAGAGGTGAGATTTGGATGTGATCCTTGCTCCAGCCCCTCCCGAGCAATGCCAGTCATCGTCAGAATCGGTGATCGATTTGTTCAGGGATTAAATATTCCATGCGATGAACTAGTCCGATCCTGGAAGGTTATTGCTTTCAGTGTGTTATTATGGGTATTGGTAATTTTGATCCTGTCGCCTAATGCTTCATCTGGTTATTTATTTACACGAGGCAGCGTAATTCACTGTTTAATATCGATAAAAGTATAACTCAATATTATCCTCGGTGACATAGGTGTTTTAGTTGTTGTGTACTGGGTAACATCTGAAGATCTTATTGTGTGAATCTTGGGAGCAGGCAGAAGAGGTTGTggttgaggatgatgatgacgatgatgacgacgacaacgatgaggatgatgatgacaacgatgATTTGGATGGTAACTCACTATGCTCACTGGTCTCCTGTATCCACTTTGCGTAAAGCTGTATTAATTAATAAATCTGATGCGGACATGTGAAAATAATAACAGAGTGAGATTTATTAAATCCTGTTGTTTTCTGTTTACATTATTAGACCTTCTCTTAGGGTTGGATTGTCTTTGCCCTTGGATGGTTCCAGTGGTGGTGCCAACATTGGTAGCATGTGTACATATCTATAGTATCCATGTAATTTTTGTATACACTTGAAAATAGCCGTGATTTGTTTGCTGAGCAAATTAAGTGATGTTGCTTGACATAACAGTCTACACTTTTTTTTTTGAACAGTCACCGGGGAGAGAgtttccccacctgaatatattaccacTCAAATGGCCATAATGCCAAGAGACtgatccagtttataagggaaACCGGATCAAAAACCTGAACAAATTGGCCACGTTTATGAGGGAAACATGTCCAAAAAAACGTACAAATAAAAAGGGTAAAAGAAGATGAGAAAAAAGACACCCAGGACATGTCATGGCCTAGCTAGCAGACTGTAGAACCCCACGGCCCAAACCCCACGGCGCAACACAGGAGCATCCACAATCAACGAGTGCCACAGCTGAACACGAACGATTAGCAAGTTGGGGAGGCATCTTGCGTCGTCATTGAGCAAAGATGAACCGAGAGAACACCaagagcacgaagctcgccgcaacaCAACAACGACAGCCATGGGAGGGTCTTGAGCATGCACAGCTACAAGGGCAACACACCAAACGATGTGCAGGGGCAGATGGATGGTGGCGAAGGGCTCGACGTAGAGGTGATGTTGACGGCGGTACGGGATGGATGGCCGGCGATGAGTGGAATGAAGCAAATTAGAGAGATGACATAGAGTGCAGATAAGTTCACCATACGGACATGAAGGAGATGCAGACCGCGCCATCAACATAGAGGAGTGGCGTGAGTGCGCCGCCGCAGTCATGGCCGGACGAACCGGCAAAGATTTCTCCCCATCCCCAAGTCCAGAAGGAGGAGGCAGTACAACGCCATCATGGTGGGACACGGCGCCTGCAGGCGTCGCCGTTGCCAGCCGGCGGCCGCCGGCACGGATTTCTACAGTCCACACACACCTTCCAACACCTCCACACCCAAACTCCGACAAGCCGGACATAAAGGAGTAAATCTGGCAGCCCGGGGAAAGGGGCACCGCCGGACGAGCAAACCAGTGACGAAGAGCAGCAGATCGGAACGCAGGGCACACACCCACCACCACGCAGCACCCGTGGATGTCTGAGACGCAGCGAGAGGCTCGCCCAGCTCGTGTGAGCACGGGACCAGGGAGAGCGGCGTTGAGCACCCGTCAAAGCAGAGAACTTCGAGCCGGCGCAGCAGCCGTCGACGGGGCCGGATCTGGCCACGTGAAGACGCAGCGGGCCAGGAGAGTGCCATGTCATGGCGGGATCTGGTGAGCAACACGAGAGCCACTCCCAACGACGACGGCGAGCAGCATGGAGCGGAGGTCACCGACGGAGGGCCAGCACGCGCCGGCCGGCGGGCAGCTGGCGGCTCCATGCAGGAAGGTGTGGGAGGCATCCGATTGGATCCCGGGAGGAGGCTGAGGGTGCGTGGAGAGCATAGCGTGGCCTCGCCGCCGCCATCCGCCGAGGGGCTTAGCCCAGAGGCttcctccggcgacggcgaggggtaGGGGGCGTGGAGGTGGACTAGGAGGGTGGCGGCGGGGGTCCTCCGGAGTCGCCCGAGAGCAACCCGGGAGGAAGAGTATCTCTGTTGGGTGTCTACACGTAGCTTCACCACTGGCTGGTTTGTTTGTATGAATGCATGTTTACTGGTTGTCTGCTTTTAGCTTCTTAAGGCTCTCTTTTAGCTGAAAATCATTGGGATATTCTCTTTGCATCTGACAAGAATATTGATAGGTTTGGTCATGTGGGTTTGTAGATACTTTAAAATTACAATCCTCATTGTCAATTCAATTGAGATGGGATATAGTCTTTGTACTGTGCTGTGACTGATATTGAAAGATCTTTTGTGCTGTATAAACAAAAGAACAGAGATGTTTAGATTGTAGTCAATTTGATGGCGCAGATGTCTAGCTGCTTCTGGTGCATATGTTTATATGTACTTTTTAGTCTGCTATTCAAACCTGTAGGTGCAAGGCTGCGATAGTTTTGTACATTTTTATAGATGCGTCTAATTTATCGATGTTTTATTGTTATAACCTTAGAGGTTATACTGGCCAAATGGGCATTGCACTATGTTTTACTTGGAGTAAATTACATTTCGTTTAAATTTGACTTGCATATGCAAGGAGACGTTTTCTTGGTGCCGACCATCATATGTGCTAGGTAGTGTTAAAGAAATTGTTGTTGCGTTTTTTCATGACTAGCTGGTTCCGGTTCCCTCTTATTTGGAAGCTCCGGATTGTATTATATTCGCTTTATGTAACTCTTACACTGTATGATCCATATTGTTCTTATTGCTATTTTACAGGGCAAGAAGGTGATGCCAGTGGCAAATCAAAGCAAAGCAGGAGTGAGAAGAAGAGCCGCAAGGCAATGCTGAAGCTTGGCATGAAATCCATCACTGGTGTAAGCCGTGTCACTGTGAAGAAAAGCAAGAATGTGAGTCATTACAATCACTTACACAGCGTGGTCTGTATTCCTTTGTTGGTCGACTAACACCACTGTTTCCAGATATTGTTCGTCATCTCAAAGCCAGATGTCTTCAAGAGCCCAAATTCAGAGACGTATGTTATTTTCGGTGAAGCCAAGATTGAGGATCTCAGCTCCCAGCTGCAGAGCCAAGCTGCCGAACAGTTCAAGGCTCCTGACCTGAGCCAAATGATCTCAAGTCCTGAGGCATCGGGCATGGAGCATGATGACAACGAGGTTGTCAACGATGAGGGAGTCGAGCCGAAGGACATCGAGTTGGTGATGACACAGGCGGGCGTCTCAAGGGCCAAGGCTGTCAGGGCTCTCAAGTCTGCCAATGGAGACATTGTCACTGCCATTATGGAGGTCACAACTTAAGAGTATGCCGACATTTTTGGAACTAGTTGAACCATTTCTCTTTGAGCGTTTTTCTTGAGTGTTATTATTATCTTGGAACCGGATAAGTATCTCATGTTTGCTTGCATCTCTGATAAGGTCGTTTGGACATGATCCTGCCTGCGGCTAAGTTGGTACAGTGTTTTTTACCACGGACCTGTCAGTGGTGGCAATTTTCTGGCATGTTTTTCACCTTTGACTAAAATATTATCAGATTTAATTTAAATAAACCCCCTTGTATTCTTTGTAACCGATAAAAATAAAATGGGACTATAACTGTGAAGCAGTAAGAAAACGAAGAAGCTGAAGTAACAACGGTTTGATAGCGTCCGCGGGGTTTGGCTTGCCGGCATCGAACCAaattatagtactccctccgttcctaaatatatggtgtattgtttttggcacggaaattaaagaacgcacgtggagggaaaatttcaTAAGTTTTGGGtcagattacacctgactaattgacacgaaaaaatagaggagcttgcataATATAAGGAAaggtaatcaaatccctaaaaaaattatTCAAACAAGTGGTAtaacgcaatacaccttatatttcagattttttttcaaaaatctatacaccttatatcaaggaacggaggaagtattattTTTGCTGATCCTCCACCTCATTTCTCGGGGAAAGAAATCCCTTACAAAGCAAACAACACAAATCGTCAATAGCAAGAAATTTCTTGCAAGCAAACAACAAAATCAATCATGTAGTTATACGTGCACAATGTCAATCACATCATATTTTTCTCAATCACATCATATTTTCTTACCTTTTTCTATGGATTCTCTTCTCACAACATATCTCAATCCTAATAGCATCTACAACCGCATATGACAAATATGGGAGCTCCTGTAGGGCGCCTTACGCGCCCATTGACGATTCGGGCGCCCACTGCAGcacgctagtgggccggcccatgaagacGCAGGTCACTGAAAAATG
Proteins encoded:
- the LOC123097430 gene encoding nascent polypeptide-associated complex subunit alpha-like protein 1, producing the protein MTAQTAEELAAQIEQEQVEAKKTEAEEVVVEDDDDDDDDDNDEDDDDNDDLDGQEGDASGKSKQSRSEKKSRKAMLKLGMKSITGVSRVTVKKSKNILFVISKPDVFKSPNSETYVIFGEAKIEDLSSQLQSQAAEQFKAPDLSQMISSPEASGMEHDDNEVVNDEGVEPKDIELVMTQAGVSRAKAVRALKSANGDIVTAIMEVTT